The Methylocystis bryophila genome contains the following window.
GATCTTGCCGCCAACATCTGTCCCGTGGGCGTGATCCTGCACAAAGGCCGGGGCTTTGCCGTTCCAATTGGCGAACGGCTCTATGATCAGGAGTCGATCAGCGCGCGCGATCTCGCGGCGGCCGAGGAGGAGCATTGATGAGCGCGAAGCCCAAACTGCGCGTCGCGACAGTCTCGCTCGCTGGCTGCTTTGGCTGTCACACCTCTTTTCTCGACATTGACGAACGTTTTTTCGAGCTGCTCGAACATGTCGAGTTCGATCGCTCCCCTCTGACTGACGTGAAGGAGGTTGGACCCTGCGACATCGGTCTCGTCGAGGGCGGAGTCTGCAACGCCGAGAACGTCCATGTGCTGCGCGCGTTCCGCAAGCACTGCAAGGTGCTCGTCGCCATCGGGGCCTGCGCGATCAACGGGGGTCTGCCGGCGCAGCGCAACCATCTCGATCTCGACCACATTCTGCTCGAGGTCTATCAGACGGGCTACGCGCTCGATCGCGAGCGCGCCTTCGTCCCGAACGACCCGGAGCTGCCTCTTCTGCTCGATAAGGTTCGTCCGATCCGCGAGATCGTGCACGTCGACCATTATCTTTGCGGCTGTCCGCCATCCGCCGACGCGATCTGGAAATTTCTGACCGATCTCATCGGCGGCGCGACGCCTTATCTTCCCTATCCGCTCCGTCACTTCGACTAAAGGCGAATCATGGCCTTCGAACTCGAAACCGCCGCCGATCCGAAAAAGCTGCGCCGCATCGCCATCGATCCGATCTCCCGCGTCGAAGGGCACGGCAAGATCACGCTGCTTTTGGACGATGAGGGACACGTCCAACAGGCGCGGTTGCATATCGTGGAATTTCGCGGCTTCGAGAAATTCGTGCAGGGGCGGCCCTACTGGGAGGCCCCGGTGATGGTGCAGCGCCTCTGCGGCATCTGCCCGGTCTCGCACCAGATCGCCGCGGCCAAGGCGCTCGATCATGTCGTCGGCGCGACGCCGCCGCCGCCGAGCGCGGAGAAAATGCGCCGGCTCATGCATTACGGGCAGATCGTGCAGTCGCACGCGCTGCATTTTTACATGCTCGGTTCCCCGGACCTGCTTTTTGGTTTCGACGCCGACCTTCATCGGCGCAACATCGTCGCGGTGGCCGAGAAATATCCGGAGGTGGCGCGTCAGGGCGTGGCGATGCGCCGCTGGGGGCAGGAGGTCATTCGTCACACCTCCGGCAAGCGCGTGCACGGAACCGGCGCGGTCCCGGGCGGTATCAACAAGTTGCTCACGGAAACGGAGCGCGACGCGCTTCTTGCCGAAGCCGACCAAATGGTCGCGTGGTCCAAGGCGGCGGTCGATCTCGTCAAGGAGCTCGCCGCCGCCAATGAACGGGAATTTGCGGAATTCGGCCTGTTCCGCTCGTGCCTGATGTCGCTGGTCCGCCCCGACGGCGGTTTCGAGTTCTACGACGGCGTATTGCGCGTGCGCGACGAGGACGGCGCGATCCTCTTCGACCAGATCCCCGACCGGGATTACGACAAGCTCATCCGGGAAGAGGTCAAGTCCTGGAGCTATCTGAAATTTCCCTATCTGCAGACGCGAGGACGCGAGGACGGCAGCTACAAGGTTGGGCCGCTCGCGCGCGTGCAGAATTGCGATTTCATGCCGACGCCGCTCGCTGAAGCCGAACGCCGCGCTTTCGTCGCGGCGAGCGGAGGCAAGGTCAATCATGCGCCGCTCGCCTATCACTGGACCCGCATGATCGAAATGCTGCATGGGGCCGAGCTCATTCGCGAGCTGCTCGTCGATCCCGATCTCCTTTCCGGCGAGCGCATGGCTTCCGGGCCTCGCGCCCGCAGCGGGGTCGGGATCATCGAGGCGCCGCGCGGCACGCTGATCCATCACTATGAGGTCGGCGAGGACGATCTCATCGTGATGTGCAATCTGATCGTCAGCACGACGCATAATAATCAGGCGATGAACGAAGGCGTGCGCGCCGTGGCGCGACGCGATCTCGACGGCAAGCACATCACCGAGGGCCTGCTCAACCATCTGGAGGTGGTGGTCCGCGCCTTCGACCCCTGTCTTTCCTGCGCGACTCACGCGCTCGGCAAGATGCCGCTCGTCGTCGAGCTTTGCGAAGCCGACGGAAGGCTAATCGATCGTCGCGTGCGCAACTGACGAGGTCGCAGCGGCTCGTCGAGCTTGAGAGATTTGCGCAGCGTGCGGCTCAGCGGGTTCACAAGGTCAAGCGCGCCGTCATTGGCGGGCTGGGAACATGAGATCGGGGAGAGGGTGATGGTAGAGACGCGCAAGATCGGCGTTGTAGGCGCTGGGACGATGGGAAATGGTGTCGCGCAGACCTTTGCGGTGGCGGGGTTTCCAGTCGTGATGCGCGATCTGACCCAGGCCGCCCTGGACCGCGGAATGAAGACGATCAAGAAGAGTCTCGACCGCATGGTCTCGAAAGAAAAAATCTCGGCGCAGGACGCGGAGCAGGCGCTGGCGCGGATTCATACGACGACCAGCACGAGCGATCTCAAAGACAGCGATGTGGTCGTGGAAGCCATCCTCGAGGATCCCGAGATCAAAGCCAAGCTGATCCAAGAGCTCGATGGAATTTGTCGCCCCGATGCGATTTTTGCGACCAATACGTCGTCCATATCCGTCACGCGCATCGCCGCCTCCTCCTCCTCGCCCCAGCGCGTCATCGGCATGCATTTCTTCAATCCTGTTCCGCTGATGCAGCTGGTGGAGATCATCCGCGCGCTGCAAACCAGCGACGAGGTTTGCGAGACCATCGTGAAATTGACGGAGACGATCGGCAAGAAAGCGCGCGTCTCGAAGGACAGCTACGGCTTCGTGGTCAACCGGGTTCTCGTCCCGATGATCAACGAGGGCATCAATTGCGTCTACGAGGGCCTCGCCACGCCTGAGGACGTGGACGCGATGATGAAGCTCGGGGCCAATCATCCGATGGGTCCTCTGTCTCTCGCCGATTTGATCGGCCTCGACATCGTCCTCGACATCATGCAGACGCTCTACAATGGTTTCGACGATCCCAAATATCGTCCGAGCCCTCTCCTGAAGCAGATGTGCGATGCGGGTTATCTCGGCCGCAAGAGCGGCAGGGGCTTCTTCTCCTACGAGGCGCACGCCTGAGGTCAGGCCAGGGCTGTAAGCCGCCGTCAGCAGGCTTAGGGGCGGATCGCTTCGAGCCGCCCCGTCTCAAGGCTTGCGCAAAGATAGGCGAAAGCGTCATCCAGCGTCGATCGGGCTTCGGCGCTCAGGGGCGCCCCGAGCTCGAAGTCCCGGCCCGGCATGGACAAGAGCCAAGCCTGCGGCAAGTTTTGCCCGAGCTGCGCCGCGACGGCGAGCACGCAGGCGGGCGACAGGGCGTGCGTGCTATGGCTGGCGTCGAATTGGGGCGCCAACGGCGCCGTCTCGAAGGACGCGTCGCCGCGCACGCTTGCGTCGGCGAAGATGGCGACGTCGATGTTTTTCAGATCGAGCGCATTGTCGATTTGCCATTGGAAGTCCGTCAGCAAGACAAGATCCATAGGCAAGGCGCCCGCCGTAGCAAGCCACTGCTCGAGCTGGTCGATGAGCATAGGGCCCAAGGCGTCGTCGCCGCGGCTGGGATTGCCGACGGCGAAGATGAGCCAGCGCGGGCGCGCGTCATCGTTCAAATTCATCCTCTTCGGCATGGTCACGCGGGATCTAGACGGGGAGGGGCTCCTTTACAAGACGGGCTGTCGGGCGTCTGTCTTGTGGAGGCTCGAAGAAAATCGGGTCAGCTCACCCGCGCGTCCCCCATGGCTTTCGCCGCTCGTTGGCGCGCGGCGAGCGCCGTGACGAAGCAGGCGTAGCTCCATGTGAGATTGTCGGCGGAGGTCGGGGCGCCGTCCAGTTGGCTGAATTGTTCCGAGAGTTCTCGTGAGGCCGGCGTGAAGCGGCGCACTGTGGCGAGATACATGTCGCCGCGCCGAAGCGCCGCCTCGGCCAAAGCCTCACCGATTTTTCCAGCCTGCGGGAGCGCGGCGGCGGGCGTCTGCAATATCGCTGCGAGCGGCGCGCGACTTTCCTTGGTGACTGCGATCTCCTCGCCTTCCGCTGCGGCCTGCGCGAGGAGAAAGCAAAATTGCGCGGCGCCCAGGGTTGAGAAATAATAGGCGCCGCCGCTGAAATAGCTGTCGCCGGCATAGCGCCCGAGCGCCGGCGCGCGGTCCGCAGGCCGCCCCTGATTGATCGGATATTCCTCCTCGAACAGCCGCTCCAGCGCAAAAAAGGTCGCCAGCATTTTGGGATCCGTGACGCTGTGGGGCCCCGCCCGCCGGCCTGCATGGATCGCCGCGAGAACGACGGCGATGTCGAGTCGCCGCAGCGCCGATGCGTTCAGCCCGTCTTCGGGGAGGCGCGGGCGATAGACGCCGTCTTCCGCATCGAAGTGAGAATCGAGCGCGGCGAGCAAAGCACTGGCCGCCTTGGCGCAGGCGCTCGCTCGCTTCGCGTCGCCCGCTGCGGCCAAAAACGCCGCGCCTTCGGCGAGCGCCGCCTGCTGAACGAGGCGCGTGTGGTAATGGAAGCCGATGTTTTCTTCCCAGAGGTCGCAGCAAGGCAGACGCCAATGCGAGAGCGTATAGTCGAGATCGTAGCGCAAGAGCGTCAGCGCCGCCTCCGCCGCCCGGGCGCGAAAGGCGTCGAGCGCGAAGAAACGCATAACGGCGAGCGCGCGCAGCGCCGGGCCGTCGTTTTGGGGGCGACCCCATTTCATCACATCGAGTCCGCCATCGGCGTTGTGGCGGGCTTCGCCGAGTATCTTGTCGCCGACGATTGCGCCAATTTCCGCGCGTGGGCGCAAATGCTGTTGGAAAGATTGCTCGACGGCCTCGGGATAGCCGCCCTGTCGCAGGAAGGTAGGGCCGTCCAGGCGACAGAGTTTCAGGCTGAAAGCGACGAAATCGACGAGATGCTCGACACCAGAAGGCTCCAGCGTTTCATCCTCGATCGCCTCCCGAAGCGCGTCGGCGACAAGGGCGGAGTCGCGCAGCCAGTGGAAGAAATAATCCGGCTTGGGGTCGTAGGACGCCATTTCGGGCGAGGCGAGTATCGAGCCGCGCACGGGGCGAATGGTCTGCCCGAGTCCGGGCCGATGCTTCACGAGGGTCGTCGCAGAGACGGCGCGCAGCATCGCGCTCACGCAAAAGCGTTTCTGCTCGCTGGCCCAGTCGAGCTGTTCCTGAGGCTGCACCTTCTTCATCCTGCGGCTCCAAGTGCGAATTGCGCAAAAATTGCCAGACTTTGGACTAGAATGCGCTTCCGATTTCGTAGCCCCCAGGCTACGCGCTATCCGAAGGGCGCCGCGTCCATGCCGTCAATGCGAAAACATTTGGCCGCCCTCGCGCTTTTTGTCGCGATCTGGGCGTCGTCCTTCGCCCATGGTTGGGCGAAGGAAAGAGGCCCTGCTGTTGTGGCGCGAGGGCCGGCAAGAAGCGAACTGACAGCCGCCGGCCCAGGCTGGGTGAAGGTCTGTTTCGAGGATCCTCGCACGCGCCGTCAGACCTGCTACACGACCCGCGACTTCGCCGAAGAAGGGGGAACGCCGATACTCTCTCTCGAGGTCTTTGAGACCAAGGGAGAAGAGTCGATGCTGCTCCGCGCTTTTCTGCCGCTCGGCCTTGCGCTGAAGCCTGGCGTCAGGATCGGCCTCGAACGGGGCGAGCAGGAGAATGGCGCTTTCGACGCTTGCTTTCCTGCTGGCTGTTACGCCTCGAGCAATGTTGCCCCCGCCCTGGTCGATGCGATGAAGCGGGGCGGCCGGATCAGGCTCTCCGTCAAGAAGCTCTCGGGAGAGGAATTGGACTTTTTTCTTCCGCTGGAGGGCTTTGGCAAGGCCTTCGACGGTCCGGGCGCAGCGGCGGAGGAGATCGGTCCCGAGCCGCGCAAACGCCTACAGGACGAGCTTGTGGGGAGGGCCGCCGCGGAACGGCGAAGACTCGAAGGCGAGGGCGGGCCAAAGCCCCCGACGCCTCCGGCTGAAGCGTCGGGGGGGTAACGCGTTCAGCGCCGGTAATTCACCGTCGCGGGGCGGCGCTCTCGCTCGCTCGGCGGGCCTTGGGCTTCGCCGCCGCTTCGCTTTCGAGGCGCTGGCTCTCCTCCAGCCCCAAAAGCTCCGTGAGGCGGTTGCGGGCGCGGTTGACCCGGCTCTTCATCGTGCCTGGCGCGCAACCGCAGATTTCAGCCGCCTCGTCATAGGAGAGACCCGACGCGCCGATCAGGATCAACGCTTCGCGCTGATCGGCCGGCAGCTTCTGCAACGCCTCGCGGAAGTCCAGAAGATCCATATGGCCTGGCTGCGCGGCAGGAGCTTCGAGCCGAGCCGCCAGCGCGCCATCGGGGTCTGCGGTCTCGCGCCGGCGCTTCCGATAATCGCTGTAGTAGGCGTTGCGCAGGATCGTAAACAACCATGCGGTTAGGTTGGTCCCCTCGGTGAAGGAGTCCATGCTGCCTAAGGCCTTCAGCAAAGTATCGTGGACGAGATCGTCGGCGCGATCCGGATTGCCGCTCAAGGACACCGCAAAAGCGCGCAAAGAGGGGATGGCGGCGACGATGTCCGCCTTCATGCCCTCTGAACCGGCGCCTAACGAAGAGCCTTCCGCTATTGTCAATCCATCTCCCCGGGCCTACCCGCCGTCTGAGCGGCCGATATTGCGCCGGCGTCCAATTTATTCAAGAGCGCAAGGAACCGATCGGGGACCGGCTGCGCCAGCACGTCATCATAAATTTCCCGCAGTTCGCGGCCGATATATTCGCTCACGCCCGATTTCCCATTTGCAGGGGGGCGGCAGCTTGGCGCGCCCGGCTCCCGGTGAAGGGGGCTCATCGATCGGCCCCCGTGGTGCGGCTTGAAAGAAGTCTCTTCTCTACGTGCAGTGAGCTTAGCTCTGGGCTCGTCTTGTGTGGTAGGCGTATCGGAAGGGCTTACGGACGCGGATCGGATTCCATTGGTCCGGTTGGCTTTTACCATGGAGACCTCTAAGCTGTGGAGACATCTTTTTGTTTCGACGCCAGACAGTGGCTATGCTAAACAGTCACAGTGGTCAGACAACGCGTGGAAGGGGAATTGGTTCCATGGATTAACCTTGGGCATTTTCCGTAATCTCCATATTGGCTTAGGAAATGGCAGGCATTAGGCAAAGGGCGTCGCAGTCTAAAATGACCCTCTCACAGCAAATAGCGCGCCATATACCGTTCTTGAGGCGATTCTCTCGCGCGCTCACCGGCAGCCAGGAAGGCGGGGACGCTTACGCACTGGCGACGCTCGAAACCCTGGTCGCGGAACAGGGAGAAAAATCAGGCGGAAGCCGCCTTCGCCCCGGGGAAGACCCCAAGATCGCACTCTTTCGTTTGCTGCTCGATATTTGGTCTGCGGCTCCGATCAACGCGCATACGGAAGTCGCAAGCGAGCTCGAGCTCGGCGCGAGACGCAATCTCGAGGCGATTTCGCTGCGACCGCGCATCGCCTTCCTGCTCAGCGCGCTCGAAGGCTTCGCGCTTGAGGAGGTCGCCTCCACCCTCGACGTCTCCGTTGAGGAGGCGGGTGATCTCGTTGCGGCGGCGAATGCGGAAATCGCTGGCCAGATCGCCACCGAGGTGCTGATCATCGAGGACGAGCCATTGATTGCGCTCGATCTTCGGGAAGTGGTGGAGGAGCTCGGCCACAGCGTCGTCGGTGTGGCGCGCACGCATACGGAAGCGCTGGTTGAGATCGCCAAGGCGAGACCTGGCCTCATCCTCGCGGACATCCAGCTCGCCGACGGCAGCTCGGGCCTCGAGGCGGTCAACGAAATCCTATCAGACTTTTCGATTCCCGTGATTTTTATCACGGCTTATCCTGAGCGGTTCCTCCTTGGAGAGGCGCCGGAGCCAGCCTTTTTGATCGCCAAGCCCTTCGCCGTCGACGCGCTCAAAGCGGTCATCAGTCAGGCGCTGTTCTTCGATCGTCGCTCGCGGCCGGGCGTTTCCGGAACGGCCTGAACCGAATGGGTTCGGAAGGGACGCGCCCGGGCTTGGAGCGCGTTCGGATCGCGTGGAAACACGCGATCAAAAAGGATTAAGCTCCAAAACCGCTCTCGGCATGCTCTAGATCACGCTGCCTTCAGGGGGAATCGCCTGAAGGCAAAAAACGTGATTGATTCTTGAAGTCTAGAGCGAGAATTATGCGAAATGCGGATTTCCGCCTTTTCGCATCGCGCGCAAGGCCGGGACGAACGCCGAGCGCGTCTTTCCACGCTCAATTTTTGAAAACCAAGCCCGTACGTGGCTGAATGTCGCATGCCGAGGGAAACTTTGTCTCGGCGCGGGCGTTAGTTCTTTTAGTCGAGGAGGAGCGACGGGTCGAGAGAGGTGACAAGCATGAACACACTGCAGCAACCCCGCAAGTCGAACCGTGGATTCGCGTCGATGGACCCCGAAAAGCAGAGGCTCATCGCGCGAAAGGGCGGGCAAAGCGTTCCGGACGAGAAGCGCAGCTTTTCGCAAAATCCGGAATTGGCCGCCAAGGCCGGCCGAAAAGGCGGGCAGTCGGTTAATCCGGACAAGCGCAGCTTTTCGCGCGATCACGCGCTGGCGTCCGAGGCCGGACGTAAGGGCGGTCACGCCGCCCACGTGGGCGTGGTCAAGCAAACATCGACGAGGCACTAGAGCGCGACCCGATCGCGTGGAGTCACGCGATCGAAAAAGAATCGCGCTAAATCAACAGCTTGGAGCGAATGCTCATCGCAAAAGTCTTTGCGGAATTCGCTCTAACGCCATCCGTGTCGACCAGCGCGGGGCTCCCGTCGGCGCCGGCGTCGCAGCCTTTGTCCGCCGCAGGGACGCCGGGTCGACGCGGAAAAACGTCGACTTGGCGGCGGGAGGATTAAGCTGCTTCGTTCTGCGAACGGCCGGCGATCAGCTCGTAGATCGCAATGGGGTCGCGCGTTTTGCGCAGCGCCGCGACGGTGACTGGATCGCGGAGCATGCGCGCCGCGCAGGCCAACGACTTGAGGTGGTCGGCGCCGGCGCTCTCAGGCGTGATCAGCATGAAGATCAAATCGACGGGCGCGCCGTCGAGCGCGTCGAAGTCGATGGGCCGCTCTGAGCGCGCGAAAACCCCGTAGATGGTCGAGAGCTTCGACAGCTTTCCATGGGGGATGGCGACGCCGTCCCCGATGCCGGTCGATCCCAAGCGCTCGCGCTGCAGCACCGAATCGTAAATCTCGCGCGCCGACTGGCCAGAAAGCTCGGAGGCCCTTTGCGCGAGCTCAAGCAGGGCGTCCTTCTTTGTCGTTGCGACGAGAGGGGACACAATGGCGTGCGGGCCGAGCAGATCGGTAAGTCGCATGGGTTGACGTTCCTTCGCTCGGCTGATGGGGGTGACGGCCGGGTCACTGAAAGGTCGGCGCATTCACTTGGTTTCCTGCACAAGCGCAAAACGATCGCGGCGCGTCTTAGGGCGTAGATGCAAGCGTCGCGCCGCCGCCGCCGCGCGACGCACGCCTTACACGCTCTCCGGCGCGTCGATCCATCCGATATGGTGATCGTTGCGGCGATAAACCACGTTTATTCGTCCCGTCGAGGCGTGCCGAAAGACGACGACGGGAGCGCCCGAAAGGTCGAGATCGAGCACGGCCTGTGAGACGGAGCGGCGGCGCAGCTGCGTCGTGGTCTCGGCGATAACTGCCGCATTGAACTCATTGGGCGCCTCGGACTCCTGGTCGGGCGCCTCCAACAGATAGCTCGGCACGAGCTCGACCTTGGCGGCGTCGTGATCGTGGTGGCTCTTCAAGCGGCTCTTGTAACGTCGCAGACGCTTTTCGATCCGCGCGGCGGATTGGTCGAAGGCTGCGTAAGGATCCTGCGCGCGCCCGTCCGCCTGCAGCAAGATTCCGGAGGTCAGGTGCAGGCTGCAATCCGTGCGATATCCCGCGCCTTCGGGCTCGATCGTCACGTGACCCGACACCCCGCCGTCAAAATATTTTCCGGTGAGCGCTTGAATGCGGTCAGTCACATGAGCGCGCAAAGCTTCGCCAATGTTGATGTTCTTTCCGGAAACCCGCAATGCCATCTCGCGTCAAACCTCGCCCATCATGTGTCGTCCGAACTCTTGCTCAACCATGAATCGCGTCGTCCTCGTGGGTGAGGCGCTCCTAATTCATGCTCCAGGATTTTGGCGAAGTCGGGTCGAATGGCCAAGACGACGCTGTTGCGAGGCGATCGAGCCGGACGCCCTCGATCCGCCGAGCGGCGGGAAGCGATAGAAGCCTGCGTGAGCGAAGTCAATGGGCGGGCGCGCTGAGGCGAGCCTCACGCATGCTGGCGCGCCGAGAGCTTCTGACGGCGCCGATCGACCGAGGAGGGGATACGCAGGCTGTCTCGATATTTGGCCACGGTGCGGCGCGCGATGTCGATGTCGAGCTCCTTGAGGCGCGCGACGATAGCATCGTCCGACAGCACGTCATTCGGGCTTTCCTTGTCGATCATTTGCTTGATCTTGAAGCGCACGGCTTCCGCCGAATGCGCTTCGGCGCCGCTCGCCGCGGCAATCGAGGCGGAGAAGAAATATTTCAGCTCGAATAGCCCCCGCGGCGTCATCATATATTTATTGGACGTGACGCGTGACACCGTCGATTCGTGCATGGAGATCGCATCAGCGACGGCGCGGAGATTGAGCGGGCGGAGATGCTCGACGCCCTTTTCGAAGAATGCGTCCTGCAGCCGCACGATCTCGGAGGCGACCTTGAGGATCGTGCGCTGCCGCTGCTCCAGGCTCTTGACGAGCCAATTGGCGTTCTGAAGACAGTTGGAGACGAAGCTCTTGTCGGCGTCGCCCTTCGCTGAGGCGTTCACGCGCGCCACGTACGAATTGTTGATGAGAACGCGCGGCAGCGCATCGGTGTTGAGCTCGACGCGCCAGCTTCCGTCGCCGGCCGCCGTGACGATCACATCGGCGATGATCGCGGGCGCGTCGCCGCCGCTAAAGGCGCGGCCGGGCTTGGGGTCGAGGCCGCGAAGCTCTGCCGCCATGTCTCTCACATCTTCTTCGTCGACGCCGCATAGTCGCGACAGCTGTGCGAAGTCGGCCTTGGCGACGAGCGGAAGATTGGCGACGAAGATCTGCATGGCCGGATCGAATCGATCGCGCTCGCGAAGCTGGATAGCGAGGCATTCGGCCAGGTCTCTGGCCCCGACGCCCGATGGCTCGAAGCGCTGCACGACGTCGAGCACGGCCTGCGTCTCTTCGAGGCTCGCGCCAAGCCGTTCCGCGATCGCTTCGATCGTTTCGCGGAGGTAGCCGTTTTCGTCGATCGCGTCGATTATCGAGAGCCCGATCAGGCGCTGGCGCGGGTCCGCGCAGGCTAGAGAGAGCTGTTCCTCGAGTGTGTCGCGCAGGCTCTTGGCGGTGGCGACATAGGCCTCGAGATTTGGCGTCTCGCCGTCCGCAGATCCGCCGCCGCCGAGCGTTCCGCTCCAGGATGACGCCGAAAGCCCCATAGCCTCCGCGGCGCCCAGCGCTTCGGTCCGGGACTGGGACGGCTCCTCGGAGTCGTAAAGGTTCGATACGTCCGCGCCGAGATTGGCGGCGTATTCGCCAGCGTCTGTTGACAGGGACTCCTTGGCCCAGTCGCCCTCAACGCGCTCGCTCGCACCCTCCTGCGGGCTTTCCTCCGAGGGCCGCTCGGCCCCGGCCGGCTCGCCGACCTCGCTCGGGCCCTCCGACTCGAGGAGCGGATTGCGCTCCATCTCATCTTGGAGAAAGGCGGTAAGCTCGATGCTCGAAAATTGCAGAAGCTTGATGGCTTGTAGCAGCTGAGGCGTCATCACCAGGGATTGGCCCTGCCGCATCATCAGCTTTTGAGAGATCGCCATGGAGATTTTGCCTTATGGGCGCTCGGCCCGTTTTTTGCTTACCGAAGCTTATCGCACGAGGGCGGCCTATGCAACGTTAACGGCAATTCTCTCCTGGCGGGCGCGATCCTAGAGCGCGATGCGAAAAAGTGGAAACCGGATTTTTCGTAAAAATCGCGCTTCAAACTTTTAGAATCGATCATGCTTTCTGCGTTCAAGCGATGGTGCCTGAACGCAGCGTGACCTTGAGCATGTTTCGGAAAAGCGCGAAGCGGTTTTCCGGTCAAGACATGCTCTAAGTTTTTGATTTGGAGCTTAGTCCTTTTCGAACCGAACTCATCGCGCCGGGGCGTCGACGAAGCGACGCGTGATTCTCCAGCTGATGCGCCGGCGAGACGTGCGCCGCATTCAACTCCGTCGGCTTCGCGGATCGGCGCTTCTGCAACACTCTCGTCAAGCTCTCGCTTAATGCGGCGTAATTCCGCGGCGCCTTCACTTTGAACTGCGTGACCGTTTCATCGACAAGGACGAAGGCTCGTCACCCCCAAAGACCCTGCGGCGCTGCAGCTCCAACAAGATCATGTCCTGCGCCTCGACGAGGCTGGAACATGGAAGGGCAGGGCGTAGTCTCGATGCAGGATCTCGCCAAAACAGTCTTCGCATGCGGCCCGAGCGCAGCCTGTCGGCTAGGCGCCGGAAGCGCGGCCGTCAATCTGCTGCAAGCCGCGATCCGGCTTCAAGCAACTCGTGACTGCATTCGTGCAGACTGATTTGCGCGCCAGTGAGGCGCGCCTTGCCTATGTCGGCGCAGGAATTCCGTATTCTATGCATGACGGAAGCGGAATGAATGGCGGCGGGCGGCGGCGCCGAAGCTCACCGCGCGCATGATCGTGTTCTTACATCCAGTTCTGCTTGTCGTGGCGATCGCGCCGGCGATCATCCGGATGATCGCTTTTGGCGTCCAAGGCGAGAGGCCGGATTGCGCCGTTTGACGCCCCGAGGCGCCGGGCCTAAGAAGAGCGTGACGGTTCTTCGTAAGAAGTGAATAGGGAACGCGGTGAGGAGTCTTCCGATTCCGCGGCTGCCCCCGCAACTGTGACCGGCGAGGCCGCGCCAAGCGCCACTGCGGATATAACGCCGCGGGAAGGCGGCGTGAGCCTTTGACCCGTAAGCCAGGAGACCTGCCGTCACTAGCCTGTTAGACGCCGCCGGCGGGGCGGCAAGGAGACGATCATGAAGCCTTTTCTACCTCCTCCCGCTTG
Protein-coding sequences here:
- a CDS encoding invasion associated locus B family protein, which encodes MPSMRKHLAALALFVAIWASSFAHGWAKERGPAVVARGPARSELTAAGPGWVKVCFEDPRTRRQTCYTTRDFAEEGGTPILSLEVFETKGEESMLLRAFLPLGLALKPGVRIGLERGEQENGAFDACFPAGCYASSNVAPALVDAMKRGGRIRLSVKKLSGEELDFFLPLEGFGKAFDGPGAAAEEIGPEPRKRLQDELVGRAAAERRRLEGEGGPKPPTPPAEASGG
- a CDS encoding NADP oxidoreductase; this translates as MSAKPKLRVATVSLAGCFGCHTSFLDIDERFFELLEHVEFDRSPLTDVKEVGPCDIGLVEGGVCNAENVHVLRAFRKHCKVLVAIGACAINGGLPAQRNHLDLDHILLEVYQTGYALDRERAFVPNDPELPLLLDKVRPIREIVHVDHYLCGCPPSADAIWKFLTDLIGGATPYLPYPLRHFD
- a CDS encoding response regulator; protein product: MTLSQQIARHIPFLRRFSRALTGSQEGGDAYALATLETLVAEQGEKSGGSRLRPGEDPKIALFRLLLDIWSAAPINAHTEVASELELGARRNLEAISLRPRIAFLLSALEGFALEEVASTLDVSVEEAGDLVAAANAEIAGQIATEVLIIEDEPLIALDLREVVEELGHSVVGVARTHTEALVEIAKARPGLILADIQLADGSSGLEAVNEILSDFSIPVIFITAYPERFLLGEAPEPAFLIAKPFAVDALKAVISQALFFDRRSRPGVSGTA
- a CDS encoding Ni/Fe hydrogenase subunit alpha, with translation MAFELETAADPKKLRRIAIDPISRVEGHGKITLLLDDEGHVQQARLHIVEFRGFEKFVQGRPYWEAPVMVQRLCGICPVSHQIAAAKALDHVVGATPPPPSAEKMRRLMHYGQIVQSHALHFYMLGSPDLLFGFDADLHRRNIVAVAEKYPEVARQGVAMRRWGQEVIRHTSGKRVHGTGAVPGGINKLLTETERDALLAEADQMVAWSKAAVDLVKELAAANEREFAEFGLFRSCLMSLVRPDGGFEFYDGVLRVRDEDGAILFDQIPDRDYDKLIREEVKSWSYLKFPYLQTRGREDGSYKVGPLARVQNCDFMPTPLAEAERRAFVAASGGKVNHAPLAYHWTRMIEMLHGAELIRELLVDPDLLSGERMASGPRARSGVGIIEAPRGTLIHHYEVGEDDLIVMCNLIVSTTHNNQAMNEGVRAVARRDLDGKHITEGLLNHLEVVVRAFDPCLSCATHALGKMPLVVELCEADGRLIDRRVRN
- a CDS encoding hydrogenase maturation protease yields the protein MNDDARPRWLIFAVGNPSRGDDALGPMLIDQLEQWLATAGALPMDLVLLTDFQWQIDNALDLKNIDVAIFADASVRGDASFETAPLAPQFDASHSTHALSPACVLAVAAQLGQNLPQAWLLSMPGRDFELGAPLSAEARSTLDDAFAYLCASLETGRLEAIRP
- a CDS encoding NepR family anti-sigma factor, giving the protein MSEYIGRELREIYDDVLAQPVPDRFLALLNKLDAGAISAAQTAGRPGEMD
- a CDS encoding 3-hydroxybutyryl-CoA dehydrogenase, translated to MVETRKIGVVGAGTMGNGVAQTFAVAGFPVVMRDLTQAALDRGMKTIKKSLDRMVSKEKISAQDAEQALARIHTTTSTSDLKDSDVVVEAILEDPEIKAKLIQELDGICRPDAIFATNTSSISVTRIAASSSSPQRVIGMHFFNPVPLMQLVEIIRALQTSDEVCETIVKLTETIGKKARVSKDSYGFVVNRVLVPMINEGINCVYEGLATPEDVDAMMKLGANHPMGPLSLADLIGLDIVLDIMQTLYNGFDDPKYRPSPLLKQMCDAGYLGRKSGRGFFSYEAHA
- a CDS encoding glycoside hydrolase family 15 protein — protein: MKKVQPQEQLDWASEQKRFCVSAMLRAVSATTLVKHRPGLGQTIRPVRGSILASPEMASYDPKPDYFFHWLRDSALVADALREAIEDETLEPSGVEHLVDFVAFSLKLCRLDGPTFLRQGGYPEAVEQSFQQHLRPRAEIGAIVGDKILGEARHNADGGLDVMKWGRPQNDGPALRALAVMRFFALDAFRARAAEAALTLLRYDLDYTLSHWRLPCCDLWEENIGFHYHTRLVQQAALAEGAAFLAAAGDAKRASACAKAASALLAALDSHFDAEDGVYRPRLPEDGLNASALRRLDIAVVLAAIHAGRRAGPHSVTDPKMLATFFALERLFEEEYPINQGRPADRAPALGRYAGDSYFSGGAYYFSTLGAAQFCFLLAQAAAEGEEIAVTKESRAPLAAILQTPAAALPQAGKIGEALAEAALRRGDMYLATVRRFTPASRELSEQFSQLDGAPTSADNLTWSYACFVTALAARQRAAKAMGDARVS
- a CDS encoding sigma-70 family RNA polymerase sigma factor, with protein sequence MKADIVAAIPSLRAFAVSLSGNPDRADDLVHDTLLKALGSMDSFTEGTNLTAWLFTILRNAYYSDYRKRRRETADPDGALAARLEAPAAQPGHMDLLDFREALQKLPADQREALILIGASGLSYDEAAEICGCAPGTMKSRVNRARNRLTELLGLEESQRLESEAAAKPKARRASESAAPRR